tcaaaacagcttaaaagcgcattaaatagcctgccgagacacacaatagcatagactgtgacaaaaacggcaaaaaacaccataaaatggcatgttgaaaaaaaaaatgaccaaaaaaagcaaggctatagtatggcaaaaatgtcaaaaaatgacatgtcttaaaaacagccgCAAAAAACAGCCTAAGcctaaactgcattaaatagcctgtcaagacacacaatagcatagactgttacaaaaacggcaaaaaacaccattaaatggcatgtcgaaaaaaatggccaaaaaagcaaggctatagtatggcaaaaatgtcaaaaaatgacatgtcacaaaagctgctaaaaacagcctaaaactgcattaaatagcctgtcgagacaCACAACAGCATCgactgttacaaaaacggcaaaaaaacaccataaaatggcatgtcgaaaaaatgaccaaaaaagcaaggctatagtatggcaaaaatgtcaaaaaatgacatgtcttaaaaacagctcaaaacagcttaaaagcgCATacaatagcctgccgagacacacaatagcatagacttacaaaaacggcaaaaaaacaccataaaatggcatgtcgaaaaaatgaccaaaaaaagcaaggctatagtatggcaaaaatgtcaaaaaatgacatgtcttaaaaacagccgaaaaaagcttaaaactacatacaatacgtactgagacacgccatagcatagactgttccaaaaacgaccaaaaacaccataaatggcatgtcgaaaaaaatacccaaaaagcaaggctatagtatggcaaaaatgtcaaaaaatgacatgtctcaaaagctgataaaaacaccctaaaaactgtattaaatagcctgccgagaaacacaatagcatagactgttacaaaaacggcaaaaaacaccataaaatggcatgttgaaaaaatgaccaaaaagcaaggctatagtatggcaaaaatgtcaaaaaatgacatctcttaaaaacagccgaaaacagcctaaaactgcattaaatagcctgccaagacacacaatagcatagactgtcacaaaaacggccaaaaacaccataaaatggcatgtcgaaaaaaatgaccaaaaaagcaaggctatagtatggcaaaaatgtcaaaaaatgacatgtcccaaaagctgctaaaaacagcttaaaccgcataaaatagcctgccgagacacacaatagcatagactgttacaaaaacagcaaaaaacaccataaaatggcatgtcgaaaaaatgaaccaaaaagagcaaggctatagtatggcaaaaatgtcaaaaaatgacatgtccaaaaacagccgaaaacagcctaaaactgcattaaatagcctgtcaaaacacacaatagcatagactgttacaaaaacggcaaaaaaacaccataaaatggcatgtcgaaaaaatgaccaaaaaaagcaaggctatagtatggcaaaaatgtcaaaaaatgacatgtcccaaaagctgctaaaaacagccgaaaactgcattaaatagcctgtcgagacacacaatagcatagactgttacaaaaacggcaaaaaacaccataaaatggcatgtcgaaaaaatgaccaaaaaagcaaggctatagtatggcaaaaatgtcaaaaaatgacatgtctcaaaagctgctaaaaacaccctaaaactgcattaaatagcctgtcgagacacacaatagcatagactgttacaaaaacggcaaaaacaccataaaatggcatgttgaaaaaatgaccaaaaaagcaaggctatagtatggcaaaaatgtcaaaaaatgacaagtcttaaaaacagctgaaaacagccgaaaactgcattaaataccctgtcgagacacacaatagcatagactgttacaaaaacggcaaaaaacaccataaaatggcatgtcgaaaaaatgaccaaaaaaagcaaggctatagtatggcaaaaatgtcaaaaaatgacatgtcttaaaaacagctcaaaacagcttaaaagcgCATacaatagcctgccgagacacacaatagcatagactgttacaaaaacggcaaaaaaaacaccataaaatggcatgtcgaaaaaatgaccaaaaaagcaaggctatagtatggcaaaaatgtcaaaaaatgacatgtcttaaaaacagccgaaaaaagcttaaaactaCATACAATGACGTActgagagacacgccatagcatagactgttccaaaaacgaccaaaaacaccataaaatggcatgtcgaaaaaattacccaaagagcaaggctatagtatggcaaaaatgtcaaaaaatgacatgtcttaaaaacagctaaaaaaaaaagcttaaaactaCATACAATGACGTActgagagacacgccatagcatagactgttccaaaaacgaccaaaaacaccataaaatggcatgtcgaaaaaatgaaccaaaaagcaaggctatagtatggcaaaaatatcaaaaaatgacatgtcttaaaaacagccgaaaacagcctaaaactgcattaaatagcctgtcgaaACACACAATAGCTTAGACTGTTataaaaacggcaaaaaacaccataaaatggcatgtcgaaaaaatgaccaaaaaaagcaaggctatagtatggcaaaaatgtcaaaaaatgacatgtcttaaaaacgctgctaaaaacagcctaaaactgcattaaatagcctgctgagacacacaatagcatagattgttacaaaaacggccaaaaaacaccataatatggcatgttgaaaaaaatgacccaaaaagcaaggctatatagtatggcaaaaatgtcaaaaaatgacatgtcttaaaaacagccgaaaaaagcttaaaactgcattacatACAAGAGACGTActgagagacgccatagcatagactgttccaaaaacgaccaaaaaacaccataaaatggcatgtcgaaaaaaacagccgaaaacagcttaaaactgcatacaatagcctgccaagacacacaatagcatagactgttacaaaaaattgcaaaaaacaccataaaatggcatgtcgaaaaaaatgaccaaaaaagcaaggctatagtatggcaaaaatgttaaaaaatgacatgtcccaaaaacagccgaaaacagctgaaaaccgcatacAATAGTATACtgagacaccccatagcatagattgttaaaaaacagccaaaaaacaccataatatggcatgttgaaaaaaatgaccaaaaaagcaaggctatagtatggcaaaaatgtcaaaaaatgatatgtcccaaaagctgctaaaaacagcctaaaactgcattaaatagcctgccgagacacacaATAGTatagactgttacaaaaacggcaaaaacaccataaaatggtatgtcgaaaaaatgaccaaaaaagcaaggctatagtatggcaaaaatgtcaaaaaatgacatgtcttaaaaacagctgagaaaCACTTCAAATAGCATCccaagacatgtcatagcatagaattctGCAAAAACGGCttatatcccaaaaactgctgaaaactgcataaaatagcgtgttgagataTCCCATGGCATACCACCGTGATATggtatgtcagaaaaaaaaagacccaaaaagcaaggcccCGTGATATggtaatacagaaaaaaaagacccaaaaagcaagacttaagtatggcaaaaatgtcaaaatatgatatgtcccaaaaactgctgaaaaccacataaaacaccagcataaaatagcatgctgtgacatgccatagcatagaaggctgtaaaaacagccaaaaacaccctaatattGCACGCagaaaataacaccaaaaaatggcatattatAGTGTTATAAAggatgtcaaaatatgactcaCATCATACTATGCCTTATTcctgtttttccaacatgctttactatgactttttgtttataacatactatagtatggctttttttcaacagttttatcaacatgctatgctGTGAATATTTTGAGATATGATAACATAACTTTGTCAACAGTTCTTTTGATATGGAATTATATGACTATCAAAACTACTATACAATAGCTTTATAAACAGTTGTTTAAACCTGGTATACTActactttttcaaatgtttttgacatgctataccatgtcattttttcatgtagtatactatgactttttaaaaagtgttttagaCATGACTGTTATGACGTTTTTCTATATGCAATAATATTACCATAGTTCGACATACATAACTGACATGACTTCAAAGTTTTATCAAGGTGCTgttctgtgactgtgactgtgtccTTTTCAGCGTGCTATGCTATGAAACTTTTTTAACATACCATACTGAAactttttcagcagtttttcccCATGCTCTTCTGTTTTCTATTTCGAGATGCTGTACTATGACCTCTTTTGGCATACCATACTATGATTTAACAGTTTTTTCGACATGGTATACTATGACATCTACAGTCTTTTGAATTTTCCAACATtcttttgacatgctaaatcataACTTTATTCCACATACTACACAAAGACTTTTCAGCAGTATTTTCTACATAGTCTATTATGCagcactatgactttttcaacagATTTGTTGATAACTctaatgataacaacaaaaataataataataatacatcgGACTTGCATAGCACTTTGCTATACTTgtacattttaacttttttttttaaaaatgcaataatatggcttttttcaatacactatactatgatgttttcagcagggttttttttcgaAATGCTAGAATAcgatttttatgacatgctatacaatgactttttcagcaGTACTTTCTAAAGGATATgacttttgaaatacatttttacatgctATACTGTTACGTTTTTTGACATATCATACCATGTTTTCAGTAGTtctttcgacatgctatactatgacttttcaacagttttcgtgacatgctataatatgtttttatcaacatactgtaccatgacatttccagcagttttttcaacatgatttgATATAactaatttaaactttttgggGGATAGTACACTATAACATTtttccacacacatacacacacatgcacaagcatACATGCATATAAAACAGAGTTCTGACCTTGACCAGAGATCGCAGCTGATCCTCAGCCATCCGCCTGGCAGTGGAACGTGGGATGTCACTGGAGATCTTCACCTCCTGCATGGCTTGGATATAATAGCGAAAGTTGGTGCGTGTGGTGGACTGGGCTGGGCTGATGTCCACTACCACCAGCCTTTCCACTAAATCAGACTACAAACAGAGGCAGACAAATTGGGATTAACAGACGAGGAAAGAGAtgtcatttggaaaaaaaagcattgacaaaacagaaacaggacaTCAAGGTGCGGCTTTAGGAGCGGGTGTGATTATCAAATTCAGAGAGGACAGGAATGTACAGTCAAAAAGGTCAGGTGACATCCTGCAAAAGTACTGCAGCTCCACCATTAATTCATGGTAACATTTTCTGCTGCTAACCTGTGTCAGGGCGGTCGTCATGGCTGTTTTCCCTCCCATGCTGTGGCCAATAAGGATGCACTTCTCAATGCGCAGCTTTGCGAGGAGATGTTTCAAATCATCGGCCATCGCTTCATAGGTCAGCTCTGGGCTGTGGgggctgttgccatggttacgGGCATCTACAGTCAGCACCTAACTGGACAAAGGACAGTTAGGATACTTGAAATGGTGGGGGGGCGGgggacaaaaacacttttatgttGGCTgcatggggtttttttggccccAGCTCAGGAAGGTGGCAGCACAAACAAAGACTGTTTTGTGCACATGAGGTGATGAGTTTCTTTAAGCAAGCCAAAGAGCAGATTATCTCTCAGTATTTATTACAACAGCACAGACTTCTTGGATGTTGTATCAATGCCTGGAAGCACACTGGTTGATTGTGCGTTCCCATGTCTGCTTTTGTAAAAGTACCAGTGTCAGGCTGCTGggaacagacacaaacacatagcagtgaattgttttctttgtaacaGCAGACAGGTGTGATGTCTTCATCGCTGCATTACCTTTCGGCCTGTGCGCTGCACCAGGGACTTAGCTATTGAGTGGAAGTTAGATTTGCTGCCAAAAAGGCCGTGAAGAAACACCAGGGGAGTGCTCTCTCCCTTCCCATCGAAGACATCATAGGTCAAGTTGACTgggctgaggaaaaaaacattcataagtTAGAATCTGCTAGTGAGACTTATGTTACAATGACAGCAACAGTAATAAATCTCATAAATAAAACTCTGCAGACTGATTAAACTGCCAGAGAGTGGAATTGATGACAATCAATTGCTTCAaatcagtgaaaaagaaaatgcagggactcttgctttccttttttcacCCCTTCAAATAGGATATCAGGGGAAATTATTCAGAGGATAATAAGGTAGTGGCAGCATTGTTGAATGATTTGTGACTTATTTAGGTGAAAATGATTTCCTTCCACCTACTGGTACATTTGGTAACCATGTAGAgagacattgttttttaaaatgttttagtaatctttcacataaaaacaaaacatttgatttaattgTTTATCATTATATGAATGTGTGACATTAGAAAAGACTTTTCAGGAGCAGTGTCTaagatttagtgacatctagcaGCAAAGATTGcatattgcaaccagctaaaaaaTTCCCACGTGCCAAGCGTTAACTTCAGGTTaggatttctttatttctgagaAGGTTTTTACCAGCCattatccacaaaggtctctttctctgcaaaaaaatggcagtgcttatatttgttattattaataataacaatgttaGATTCTTGTGTGTTTAGAAATTCAGTCTGTAATATGTGGAAATTGTGAAAAGTTCTCATCACAAAGTCTCTGAGCCTAAGGTGACACATTTATATGCCTTTTGTTGTTCAATCAGGAgcccaaaaccccaaaacaatcaatttaaagacagaaaacaccataaaatattcacatttgagaaactcCAAACACTTGGCCTATTACTTGATATATGactatgattattattttgctctcaacattgtattttttgtcaattAGCAGATAGATCAACTAATcatcaaaacagcaaatattatCACGATTTTAAGGCccatattgtgtttgtgttgtactGTGTTACAGGCTAAACTATCTGTGTATCCAGTCTCTCCAAAAACTCAACATTGTACTCTTTACAGATCCAGAACTAGCTATTAATATATGACTTCATTAGCTACACTCCTAGTACACCAAGATAAATATAAAGCTCCGCAATTTATCTCACTTTCATACTAAgaggtgtttttatgtttttctaacCCAGAGCAGTGTGACATTCATAGATATAGGATTTATCAAAGGGGGTGTGGTATTAGACAGCATTCATTTTAGCTAGGCTTATCTAATGGTCCGGTGGCTTGGCGTATATGTAGCAGGGCATACCATAcagtaaatatacatatataataattatcGTTCAATTTAGTAATATTACCAAATAAGATAGAGGGACAGAGGGTCTATAACTAAAATCCTGTGTGATAATAGCTCAAGTCAAACCTCTTGCTAACCAGACGTCTGAATGTCATTTATGTAAACCGTGTGAAGTAAACAGTCGACTAAGATACAAAGACACGACATGGTGAGATGTACCAACGATTGAATGACTGGCTTTTTAAAAGGGCAACATTTAGCCGTCATGTCCACCCAGCGCCACCACACCACAGctcaggcagacagagagggcATCAGTTAGCCGGGGAGCTAGTAGGGATACCTGGATGAGCAGGCTGTCCGGACCATGGGAGCCACCCCGCTAACATCCTGCTGTCCGGGGAATAAACGACATAACGGCCGGCTGCTCAGCAGTCCTCTCTGGATAACGCGACACAAAGCACTCATGGCAGCATATGCTCCCTGACCGGGCAGTGGACAAACAGCATGTGCGTGTAAAGACGGCCACAGTGACAGCAGGGACTCGGCGAGTGAGCACGCACGAAGCACCGGAGGTTGAGATTGAAGGAACTTCTGTCAACAGCTGAGCCGCTGCGTCATGACGCACGCACGTACAGGGACTGCATGTTCCTTTCCCTGAGTTCAGTCTCTCAGGCTGCGTAAACAATGACCTTGGCTGCGGTCGAAAagttcaaataattttctttactAACCACTTTTTCCTTAACCTCCAGAGAAAACGTCACGAGGTCGAGGGAGGTTGTGAAGGAGAATTCATAAGGACCTAGGAAAAGACGATCGCGGTGTTTAGAGAATCCGACTGTACTTCTCCTCGCCTCTGTGATGATGCGACGGCTAATGTTATTGACGTGATGACGTACTGTGATGAAACTACAATGTTCACATGATGGACTACAAAAAACACATCCTCACTGGATTGGTTTTTATGcagcaaaaaggtttttttttacggtaattgttttttttttttttccttaaaaaaaaaaaaaattgctgccTTCTTCAAGCCCTTTGTAATGTGGATCTTAAAAAGTGTGCCATAAACTCTGAGTATTAATATTGTGATCATGACtctaattattgttattatcaatACTATGAATATTATCATCGTTATTATCTTAATCAGGCCTACTTCGCCCCGTGCCTACTCGTCACGTTGTTTAATGCCAGGATTAAAGCTTAAAAGAGGACAACCTGgtgaaaaatattacatcattaccaaAGTGGGAATTAGAATAAAGAGGAATATAGGCTGCCAGTCACACAAGTGAAATGTAACGTTGTGACACGAGATGGTTGCTCACACTCACCCTCCTTTCCCCTCATATTTCATGAATCCTTATACGACTTCAAAGCTCTGTTAGAGAACAGTTAATagtaaattttaaatatgcagaaaacatgattaaaaaaaataacaagagaaTATAAGAAGCAATAACAAATTTTGATAACTATAGGCCTATAGCCTAAATTTAGGGCAAAGATCCGATTATAAGCCTGTGTATATAAAAACTTAATAAGCAGCACACAGCTCAGTAAACAGCTCCATGTTGATGTGAAGAGGTATTGGACCGCAGCCACTTGTGTTGAGCAGCTTGTctattttaaagcagaaatacaaATTTGGCTTTGCCTGAGGGCcgcttttgtaaaatgacaggtcGCCAGGGGACACTTAATAAACCAACATTAATATATTCATCAGTAAAAAATTAATAGACAAGGCAAATCCATTCTCAGGAGACCTTCACAGGTCTGGTGTCAACagggacgtttctagaatttgacGACATTCGAGACCCAGCCCAGCCCCCCCGAAACCTTTAGCATTAGCATAGGCTACATGATGTATGCTGTTGGTTCTAGGATGGAAATTATATGACACATACTGGTTTATAACACCGCAAACAGATACATCATTAGAGGCCCTTGCTGATatatcaaatattgatttatttccaaataggaatttttgtttgcatgctggaatttctgacatattttgatgtaaaattGGTTTTTAATGATGTACTGTTAACtgcacctcccctccctctggGGTGCACAATGaatcgttgttgttgtttaccttTCCAAAGATGAAATTGTTTCTGATGGTTAGAGCCGATGTCTGATAAATATTATTACTGGTGGCCTGTGTTCGGCAAATTGATATGTTTGATgaatttagggtttttttgtgaagtcTGCTGATGGGTTCAACAAGAGATTACtggttattttatgtattttaagtcTGTATCGAGCATCCAAAGCTTTATCTtgctgttttgttgtcattgctgttgtttgtttaatgattgttctggggt
This genomic window from Plectropomus leopardus isolate mb chromosome 13, YSFRI_Pleo_2.0, whole genome shotgun sequence contains:
- the abhd11 gene encoding protein ABHD11, translated to MSALCRVIQRGLLSSRPLCRLFPGQQDVSGVAPMVRTACSSSPVNLTYDVFDGKGESTPLVFLHGLFGSKSNFHSIAKSLVQRTGRKVLTVDARNHGNSPHSPELTYEAMADDLKHLLAKLRIEKCILIGHSMGGKTAMTTALTQSDLVERLVVVDISPAQSTTRTNFRYYIQAMQEVKISSDIPRSTARRMAEDQLRSLVKERSVRQFLLTNLVEQNGHYAWRVNLEAISAHLDDVMSFPNFDTAYNGPTLFLGGASSAYISSDDYPEIERLFPNADIQYIPDASHWIHADKPLDFISSIISFLQS